In the Mytilus trossulus isolate FHL-02 chromosome 1, PNRI_Mtr1.1.1.hap1, whole genome shotgun sequence genome, one interval contains:
- the LOC134707654 gene encoding testis-specific serine/threonine-protein kinase 3-like: MELLLNSGLSNVVALTEEVFSASSEVFGKVAIKKVLKTSTEFEAFLSLKHENIVEAIEIIEAEEFAFVLMEFAEFGDVFEYIMKNGLMSVEATLSVFSQVVKAVEYCHSNGIAHNDIKLENVLLSNGCVKLADFGFAKSTVIVAESEEFCGTLPYAAPEVIMGMEHNTMKADMWSMGVMLYVMLFGAFPFSDSDATSMVKAQISNTLSFPENTSDIVKSLVSSMLEPSVEKRADAISVRLALGQF, encoded by the coding sequence TTCAAACGTTGTAGCCCTAACTGAAGAAGTTTTCTCCGCCTCTAGCGAAGTATTCGGTAAAGTTGCAATTAAAAAAGTCCTCAAAACCTCTACTGAGTTTGAAGCTTTCCTCAGCCTCAAACACGAAAACATTGTCGAAGCCATTGAAATCATCGAAGCCGAAGAATTTGCCTTCGTTTTGATGGAATTCGCTGAATTCGGAGATGTTTTTGAATACATAATGAAAAACGGCCTCATGTCCGTTGAAGCCACCCTCTCTGTCTTCTCTCAAGTTGTCAAAGCAGTCGAATACTGCCACTCAAATGGAATCGCCCACAATGACATTAAATTAGAAAACGTCTTGTTATCTAATGGATGTGTCAAACTGGCTGATTTTGGATTTGCCAAATCAACCGTTATTGTTGCCGAATCTGAAGAATTTTGTGGAACCCTCCCATACGCTGCCCCCGAAGTCATTATGGGAATGGAACACAATACCATGAAAGCCGACATGTGGAGTATGGGAGTTATGCTTTACGTCATGCTCTTCGGAGCTTTCCCATTCTCCGATAGTGACGCAACCTCTATGGTCAAAGCTCAAATCTCAAACACCCTCTCTTTCCCCGAAAACACTAGCGACATCGTAAAATCCCTCGTCTCCTCCATGCTTGAACCCTCTGTTGAAAAACGTGCTGATGCCATCTCAGTCCGTCTTGCATTGGGTCAGTTTTAA
- the LOC134707726 gene encoding testis-specific serine/threonine-protein kinase 3-like — MELLLNSGLSNVVALTEEVFSASSEVFGKVAIKKVLKTSTEFEAFLSLKHENIVEAIEIIEAEEFAFVLMEFAEFGDVFEYIMKNGLMSVEATLSVFSQVVKAVEYCHSNGIAHNDIKLENVLLSNGCVKLADFGFAKSTVIVAESEEFCGTLPYAAPEVIMGMEHNTMKADMWSMGVMLYVMLFGAFPFSDSDATSMVKAQISNTLSFPENTSDIVKSLVSSMLEPSVEKRADAISVRLALGQF, encoded by the coding sequence ATGGAACTTTTATTGAACAGTGGACTTTCAAACGTTGTAGCCCTAACTGAAGAAGTTTTCTCCGCCTCTAGCGAAGTATTCGGTAAAGTTGCAATTAAAAAAGTCCTCAAAACCTCTACTGAGTTTGAAGCTTTCCTCAGCCTCAAACACGAAAACATTGTCGAAGCCATTGAAATCATCGAAGCCGAAGAATTTGCCTTCGTTTTGATGGAATTCGCTGAATTCGGAGATGTTTTTGAATACATAATGAAAAACGGCCTCATGTCCGTTGAAGCCACCCTCTCTGTCTTCTCTCAAGTTGTCAAAGCAGTCGAATACTGCCACTCAAATGGAATCGCCCACAATGACATTAAATTAGAAAACGTCTTGTTATCTAATGGATGTGTCAAACTGGCTGATTTTGGATTTGCCAAATCAACCGTTATTGTTGCCGAATCTGAAGAATTTTGTGGAACCCTCCCATACGCTGCCCCCGAAGTCATTATGGGAATGGAACACAATACCATGAAAGCCGACATGTGGAGTATGGGAGTTATGCTTTACGTCATGCTCTTCGGAGCTTTCCCATTCTCCGATAGTGACGCAACCTCTATGGTCAAAGCTCAAATCTCAAACACCCTCTCTTTCCCCGAAAACACTAGCGACATCGTAAAATCCCTCGTCTCCTCCATGCTTGAACCCTCTGTTGAAAAACGTGCTGATGCCATCTCAGTCCGTCTTGCCTTGGGTCAGTTTTAA
- the LOC134708010 gene encoding testis-specific serine/threonine-protein kinase 3-like, giving the protein MELLLNSGLSNVVALTEEVFSASSEVFGKVAIKKVLKTSTEFEAFLSLKHENIVEAIEIIEAEEFAFVLMEFAEFGDVFEYIMKNGLMSVEATLSVFSQVVKAVEYCHSNGIAHNDIKLENVLLSNGCVKLADFGFAKSTVIVA; this is encoded by the coding sequence ATGGAACTTTTATTGAACAGTGGACTTTCAAACGTTGTAGCCCTAACTGAAGAAGTTTTCTCCGCCTCTAGCGAAGTATTCGGTAAAGTTGCAATTAAAAAAGTCCTCAAAACCTCTACTGAGTTTGAAGCTTTCCTCAGCCTCAAACACGAAAACATTGTCGAAGCCATTGAAATCATCGAAGCCGAAGAATTTGCCTTCGTTTTGATGGAATTCGCTGAATTCGGAGATGTTTTTGAATACATAATGAAAAACGGCCTCATGTCCGTTGAAGCCACCCTCTCTGTCTTCTCTCAAGTTGTCAAAGCAGTCGAATACTGCCACTCAAATGGAATCGCCCACAATGACATTAAATTAGAAAACGTCTTGTTATCTAATGGATGTGTCAAACTGGCTGATTTTGGATTTGCCAAATCAACCGTTATTGTTGCCTAA